The following is a genomic window from Desulfofarcimen acetoxidans DSM 771.
TAATTCTACGCCCATAAATGCTTTTTTATCCCACTTGCCGCTCCTCAAAGTAGCATTTGCCTGAGGCACGCTTCTGGATAAACCGAGAATCATAGCCATGGTCAGCTCAGCTGCGGCAATGGTATTACCGTCCGGAGCATTTACTACCAAAACACCCTTATTGGTAGCAGCCGCCAAATCAATATTGTCAACTCCTACACCTGCACGGCCCACAACTATCATATTGTTGGCATGATCCAGCACCCTTGGTGTAACCTTGGTGGCGCTGCGCACAATCATAGCGTGGTACTGGGGAATTATCTCGACTAATTCATCTTCAGTCAGCTTTTTTTTGATATCTATTTCTAAACCCGGTTCTTCTCTAAAGGGCACCAGGCCCTCCTCTGCCACTCCATCTAAAACTAATACTTTCATTTCACTAATTCCTCCCCAAGAATACTTCCTGTAGTGCCTTAACACCTTGGCCTAACTGAACTGGATAGCCAACCTTGGCCAGAGCCATTTCCAAAGCACCGATAGCAATAATCATATCCATTTTGTCCGCGAAACCCATATGAGCTATGCGGAAAATTTTACCTTTAAGATCATCCTGCCCGCCGGCAAAGGTAATTTGATAATCATTCTTGAGCACCTTTCTGATATCCTCGGCAGAAATTCCTTCCGGGCTCAAAACAGCAGTTACAGCATCTGATCTGCAGCCTTCATCAGCCAGAAGCTCCAGGCCCAGAGCCTTGGCAGCAGCGCGAACACCGTTAGCCAACAAAGTGTGACGGGCATAAACGTTTTCCAGTCCCTCTTCCATTATCATATCCAAAGCAGCGTCTAAACCAACAAAGAGGGTTACGTTAGGTGTATAAGGAGTATTCCACTTGGCAATATTTTTCTTGCAAGCATTCAAATCAAAGTAAAATTTCGGTGTTTTATTCTCTTCAACTACTTTCCAGGCTTTTTCACTGACAGTAATAGCGCCCAAGCCAGGAGGCAGCATGAGAGCTTTTTGTGAACCTGTAGCAGCTATATCCACGTTCCACTCATCAGTTTTAAATTCAATGGCACCGAGACTGCTGACTGTATCCACAATCAGCAATGCCTTATGTTTGGCCACCAGAGCGCCCATACCGGCTATATCGTTGGTTACAGCAGTGGAGGTCTCATTGTGAGTGGCAAAAACAGCAACATAATCAGGCTCGCTGTTTAACTTTTCCTCAATTACTTTCAAGTCAGCAGCGCTGCCCCATCTGTATTTATATTCATCAACTACAGCACCGTACTTGGCAGCCATCTTTGTCCAACGCTCACCAAACTTACCGCCGTTTAAGGTTAACACTTTATCCCCAGGTTTAATTACATTGGAAACAGCTGCTTCCATGGCACCGGTTCCGGAGCTGGTTAATACGAATACC
Proteins encoded in this region:
- a CDS encoding pyridoxal-phosphate-dependent aminotransferase family protein yields the protein MKDKQYLLIPGPTPVPPTVFAAMSRPMFGHRSDDFAKMHKGIVEKMQKVFQTKNEVFVLTSSGTGAMEAAVSNVIKPGDKVLTLNGGKFGERWTKMAAKYGAVVDEYKYRWGSAADLKVIEEKLNSEPDYVAVFATHNETSTAVTNDIAGMGALVAKHKALLIVDTVSSLGAIEFKTDEWNVDIAATGSQKALMLPPGLGAITVSEKAWKVVEENKTPKFYFDLNACKKNIAKWNTPYTPNVTLFVGLDAALDMIMEEGLENVYARHTLLANGVRAAAKALGLELLADEGCRSDAVTAVLSPEGISAEDIRKVLKNDYQITFAGGQDDLKGKIFRIAHMGFADKMDMIIAIGALEMALAKVGYPVQLGQGVKALQEVFLGRN